The following are from one region of the Rosistilla carotiformis genome:
- a CDS encoding DUF1559 domain-containing protein translates to MAFRHVSFPLSPTRDLPRLSRPAADRRRGFTLVELLVVIAIIGILVGLLLPAVQAAREAARRMQCGNNMKQLGLALHNYASTYNEAFPNNGWSYPGGYPNDFSPFAKLLPFIEQENLQDLIDFDLYMGHPALADLPLALQAAAGTRVPTFECPSDVGADLHSLTMPLGTTIQIAGTSYAMNQGSGLDGVFHPGNGTPSDGLCWIGAKIRFRDIVDGTSNTIVFAETTIGTGIDIASPTPVQDPRAYRAAATSGVDATMAAAADANGLAGVQSFIASWKGDRNHYWLRGSVPNGPVMNGRLTPNSEVPDMTYGSSKMTAARSYHPGIAVLSLADGSVRNASDTIDRAVWHASWTRHGGEVKTVASQ, encoded by the coding sequence ATGGCGTTCCGCCACGTTTCGTTTCCGTTGTCGCCCACGCGCGACCTTCCACGCCTCTCCCGTCCTGCCGCTGATCGCCGCCGCGGGTTCACGCTTGTCGAACTGTTGGTGGTGATCGCGATCATCGGGATCCTGGTCGGATTGTTGCTGCCCGCCGTACAAGCAGCACGCGAAGCGGCGCGTCGCATGCAATGCGGCAACAACATGAAGCAGCTCGGGTTGGCGCTTCATAACTACGCTTCGACCTATAACGAAGCGTTCCCCAACAACGGCTGGTCCTACCCCGGAGGATACCCCAATGACTTCTCCCCCTTTGCGAAACTGCTCCCCTTCATCGAGCAGGAAAATCTGCAAGACCTGATCGATTTCGACCTCTACATGGGACACCCAGCACTGGCCGACTTGCCGTTGGCTTTGCAGGCCGCCGCGGGAACGCGGGTGCCGACGTTTGAATGCCCCAGCGATGTTGGAGCCGACCTGCACTCGTTGACCATGCCCTTGGGAACGACGATCCAAATCGCGGGGACCAGTTATGCGATGAACCAAGGAAGCGGACTCGACGGCGTGTTCCATCCCGGCAACGGCACGCCGTCGGACGGATTGTGTTGGATCGGTGCGAAGATCCGCTTCCGCGACATCGTCGATGGAACCAGCAACACGATCGTGTTTGCCGAGACGACGATCGGGACGGGGATCGACATCGCATCGCCCACGCCCGTGCAGGATCCGCGTGCCTATCGCGCCGCCGCAACGTCGGGCGTCGACGCCACCATGGCAGCTGCCGCCGATGCAAACGGATTGGCGGGAGTTCAATCGTTTATCGCGTCATGGAAGGGAGATCGAAATCACTACTGGTTGCGCGGTAGCGTCCCCAATGGCCCGGTGATGAACGGACGCTTGACGCCCAACAGCGAAGTTCCCGACATGACCTACGGCTCATCCAAAATGACAGCCGCCCGCAGCTACCATCCCGGCATCGCCGTGCTCAGCCTAGCCGATGGCAGCGTCCGCAACGCCAGCGATACGATCGATCGCGCCGTCTGGCACGCCAGCTGGACGCGGCATGGTGGCGAAGTGAAGACCGTTGCGTCGCAATAG
- a CDS encoding enterochelin esterase domain-containing protein, which translates to MLLVAVALIACSSAVTTFASEPASSNAATTLAIGEPLNDSLDAQGNSPTIVIPASPGDFIRGAVDGEQLVLSLVDSTGNHIRQLTAGHGSTQTFMFVVGSEGPYAFSISGPAKGEFSLTLRSSIPLAEQKAPQPELQSPRLRQLQQDLLKYPSTDRFWSEIRAAGAPLVESEAVMPPLPKSDVLVTFLWRGVQRNVRLFGAPSGDHDELHRLGDSDVWYRSYRVPRSARIDYRFAPDVPVFDGSPWERRRAILATAQRDPLNKLCFPADPVDIYDGSSVVELPDAPHPSWIEPNPETPRGAITRHRLTSETLGNTRDIHLYRPVGYRPGDPENGLLVVFDGDKYLQQIDAATILDNLIAAKAIRTTAAIFVSNPSPESRSVELPCNPDFANFIASELIPWAKGQEITASPANSVIAGASYGGLAAAFIGHAHPEIFGNAYCQSGSFWWSPGSRPTLPASEPEWLARQIADAPRQPTRFHLEAGEFEVDILNSTRHLRDVLTAKGYTLTHREYASSHGYFYWRYTFANGLIDLLGSSTVASTPDPVTQ; encoded by the coding sequence ATGCTGCTTGTTGCGGTGGCACTGATCGCCTGCAGCTCAGCAGTCACTACCTTCGCCTCTGAACCTGCTTCATCAAACGCAGCGACAACGCTTGCGATCGGTGAACCGCTAAACGATTCGCTCGACGCTCAAGGCAATTCGCCAACGATCGTCATTCCCGCATCCCCGGGGGACTTCATTCGCGGCGCGGTCGATGGCGAACAACTGGTCCTGTCGCTTGTCGATTCCACAGGAAACCACATCCGTCAACTCACCGCCGGCCACGGATCAACACAAACCTTCATGTTTGTCGTCGGCAGCGAAGGGCCTTATGCGTTTTCGATCTCCGGTCCCGCGAAGGGAGAGTTTTCGTTAACGTTACGCAGCAGTATCCCGCTGGCCGAACAAAAGGCTCCGCAACCTGAATTGCAGAGTCCTCGGCTGCGTCAGCTGCAGCAAGACCTTTTGAAGTATCCGAGCACCGATCGTTTCTGGAGCGAAATCCGGGCAGCCGGAGCGCCGTTGGTCGAATCCGAAGCGGTGATGCCGCCGCTGCCGAAGTCCGACGTCTTGGTGACCTTTCTCTGGCGCGGCGTTCAGCGCAACGTGCGGCTGTTTGGCGCGCCGTCGGGGGACCACGACGAACTGCATCGCCTGGGCGATTCCGATGTTTGGTATCGCAGCTACCGCGTCCCCCGCAGCGCCCGGATCGACTACCGATTCGCTCCCGACGTGCCGGTCTTCGACGGTTCGCCATGGGAACGACGCCGAGCGATCCTCGCCACAGCACAGCGTGATCCATTAAACAAGCTTTGCTTCCCCGCCGATCCGGTCGACATCTACGACGGTAGCTCGGTCGTCGAACTGCCCGATGCCCCTCACCCAAGCTGGATCGAACCGAATCCGGAAACACCACGTGGCGCGATCACGCGACATCGATTGACCAGCGAAACGCTCGGCAACACGCGAGATATTCATCTCTATCGACCCGTTGGCTATCGACCGGGCGATCCAGAAAACGGATTGTTAGTCGTCTTCGATGGCGACAAATATCTGCAACAGATCGACGCCGCAACAATTCTCGACAATCTGATCGCAGCAAAAGCGATCCGCACCACCGCAGCGATCTTCGTCAGCAATCCGAGTCCCGAGAGCCGTTCGGTCGAATTGCCATGCAATCCCGACTTCGCCAACTTCATCGCCAGCGAACTGATTCCTTGGGCGAAAGGTCAAGAGATCACCGCCTCGCCAGCCAACAGCGTAATCGCCGGAGCAAGCTACGGCGGACTCGCTGCCGCATTTATCGGTCATGCCCATCCCGAGATCTTCGGCAACGCCTACTGCCAATCGGGGTCGTTCTGGTGGTCGCCGGGAAGTCGACCGACGCTACCGGCATCGGAACCCGAGTGGCTGGCTCGCCAAATCGCCGACGCTCCGCGGCAACCGACCCGGTTCCATCTGGAGGCTGGCGAATTTGAAGTCGACATCCTCAATTCAACGCGCCATCTGCGCGACGTGCTAACCGCAAAAGGCTATACACTGACTCACCGCGAGTACGCCAGCAGCCACGGCTATTTCTACTGGCGATACACGTTTGCCAATGGGTTAATCGACTTGCTGGGATCGTCGACTGTCGCGTCGACTCCCGATCCGGTGACTCAGTAA
- a CDS encoding LamG-like jellyroll fold domain-containing protein has product MHPHDQRDDREHLLELADRMIDGVATSDEVAELESILLNDPEAQRTYLRYTLVHGQIAMTIPAMPAVRPSMAASASDADSTEPTRLGNSRFATWSTAAGLAVAASVLVIIGLRWHGNALEPQAQVEIPQTKLQTQAMAYSYDHRKQLLGTVGTLGRNRNATGPLTLSVVQGATKFRTSSGASLRVQGPAMFGINSAASGVLYKGSVHAKLHHPDASFSVTTANLRFLDMGTEFEVDVIDDQHIAVRVLDGEVEVQSRIRSPLFYWNFDTPGSTAVEDPYTRSVPLTYGANASRTAGIVGNGAVRFDNSPRAFVKIDEGLGETVGTGAMAFSSGIAIEAMFVSNWSGKFKDYDEIFRKEDGDYRFLLSFQNDDNIGEYAEPQVANGPCLSFGLHLEKLGYRELDMPLDGVDGRPSVVELTDGNPHHVVATYDSFSGRKCLYVDGRLRFVHTYPIGILAISGGSAPAIIGNNQWNESEAFHGTLDEIALYDFALTSEEVALHYRQVLDRKSYFSQDVRASSNQRWESICSVRAGSRQVFNIVTGLPIESVTPPNDY; this is encoded by the coding sequence ATGCATCCGCACGACCAACGCGATGACCGTGAACACTTGCTGGAACTTGCCGATCGGATGATCGATGGCGTGGCGACGTCCGACGAAGTGGCTGAATTGGAATCGATATTGCTTAACGATCCAGAGGCCCAACGGACGTATCTGCGTTACACGCTGGTGCATGGTCAAATCGCGATGACGATTCCCGCCATGCCCGCGGTGCGGCCGTCGATGGCAGCGTCCGCAAGCGACGCCGATTCGACAGAACCAACGCGTTTGGGAAACTCGCGTTTTGCAACGTGGTCCACCGCGGCCGGGTTAGCGGTTGCGGCGTCGGTGCTGGTCATCATCGGCCTGCGATGGCACGGGAATGCGTTGGAACCACAGGCTCAAGTTGAAATTCCCCAAACGAAACTTCAAACCCAAGCGATGGCCTACAGCTACGACCATCGCAAACAGTTGTTGGGAACGGTGGGGACCTTGGGGCGCAATCGAAATGCTACCGGGCCGCTGACACTGTCGGTTGTCCAAGGGGCAACTAAGTTTCGCACGTCCAGCGGGGCCAGCCTACGCGTGCAGGGACCCGCGATGTTTGGCATCAATTCCGCAGCCAGTGGCGTGTTATACAAAGGTTCGGTGCATGCGAAATTGCACCACCCCGACGCGAGCTTCTCGGTGACAACGGCAAATCTACGGTTCCTTGATATGGGAACGGAATTTGAAGTCGATGTGATCGACGATCAACATATTGCAGTTCGAGTGCTCGACGGAGAAGTGGAGGTGCAATCGCGGATTCGTTCACCGTTGTTCTATTGGAACTTCGATACGCCTGGATCGACCGCGGTGGAAGATCCCTATACGCGAAGCGTTCCGCTGACCTATGGCGCCAATGCGTCTCGCACCGCGGGAATCGTGGGCAATGGAGCGGTTCGATTCGATAATTCTCCACGCGCTTTTGTAAAGATCGACGAGGGGTTAGGAGAAACGGTGGGAACCGGCGCGATGGCTTTCAGTAGCGGGATTGCGATCGAAGCGATGTTCGTGTCGAACTGGAGCGGAAAGTTTAAGGACTACGACGAAATCTTTCGCAAAGAAGATGGCGATTATCGGTTCCTTTTAAGTTTTCAGAACGATGACAATATCGGTGAATATGCAGAACCTCAGGTCGCCAATGGCCCGTGCCTTTCATTTGGTCTGCATTTGGAAAAGCTTGGCTACCGTGAATTAGACATGCCTCTGGACGGAGTCGACGGCCGCCCCAGCGTCGTGGAGTTAACCGACGGCAACCCGCACCACGTCGTCGCCACGTACGATAGCTTCAGTGGCAGAAAGTGCCTCTATGTCGATGGTCGTTTGCGATTCGTGCACACGTATCCTATTGGCATCTTGGCAATCAGCGGCGGTTCGGCCCCCGCCATTATTGGCAACAATCAATGGAATGAGTCGGAAGCATTTCATGGTACGTTGGATGAAATCGCTCTCTATGATTTTGCATTGACCTCGGAGGAAGTGGCACTTCACTATCGCCAGGTGCTCGACAGGAAATCGTATTTCTCCCAGGATGTTCGAGCATCGTCGAATCAGCGATGGGAATCGATTTGCTCGGTTCGTGCCGGCAGTCGCCAAGTGTTTAATATCGTGACAGGGCTGCCGATCGAAAGCGTCACTCCGCCTAACGATTACTGA
- a CDS encoding sigma-70 family RNA polymerase sigma factor — METEPFTKPDEYELFLRLFLRDQFRVLGYIRSLIYQPCAVDDVYQETCLELWRSFSSFRRDEDFAAWALGVTRHQVLKHWRTRDRDRHVFSEALMQEMSATAVGIGAEINQRQAAMDECVKLLSERQRELVQLFYGENESASQIAKRWRRSVHAVYKSLKVMRRSLFDCVESKLANESA, encoded by the coding sequence ATGGAAACTGAACCGTTCACGAAACCCGACGAATACGAGTTGTTTTTGCGATTGTTTTTGCGAGACCAGTTCCGCGTGCTCGGATATATTCGATCGCTGATCTATCAGCCCTGCGCGGTGGACGACGTGTACCAGGAAACGTGTCTGGAATTATGGCGCAGCTTTTCCAGTTTCCGTCGCGACGAAGATTTTGCCGCTTGGGCCTTGGGAGTCACGCGGCATCAAGTGCTTAAACATTGGCGAACCCGCGACCGCGATCGACACGTCTTCAGCGAAGCCTTGATGCAAGAGATGTCGGCGACGGCGGTCGGGATCGGTGCGGAAATCAACCAACGCCAAGCAGCGATGGACGAATGCGTTAAGTTGTTGAGCGAACGGCAGCGCGAATTGGTTCAATTGTTCTATGGAGAGAACGAATCGGCATCGCAAATTGCCAAACGCTGGCGTCGGTCGGTGCACGCGGTCTACAAGTCATTGAAGGTGATGCGACGATCGCTGTTTGATTGTGTCGAATCAAAACTGGCCAACGAGTCGGCTTAA
- a CDS encoding DUF1553 domain-containing protein has product MLTKDRIAFGWSLAAAVGLSFAAASARADDNFFENRVAPLLSQRCLSCHAGDSAKGGFSIAESDTFFADGFVEPGESAASHLIALITPQGSKAEMPKDADPLSSEEIATIAEWIDAGAQWPKGFVLQEALVDDFNWWSFQPLARPPIPPQSDPWAKSPIDQFVLEKLREKGLTHSPPADRRTLIRRLTYDLTGLPPTPAEVAQFVADPDPNAYENLVDRLLDSKHYGERWARHWLDVAKYADSNGYDKDKLRPNAWPYRDYVIRSFNEDKPYTRFVQEQIAGDVLFPGTADGMLGLGFIAAGPWDFIGHVEVSEAKLDGKVARNLDRDDMVSGVLNTFCSVTVQCARCHNHKFDPITQQQYYGLQAVFAAVDRADRTFDSEPQVAQQRVQLQRQLADARSLQKSVDDAIVAAGGSELAELSQKIETLNKRSKPIKVDEHGYHSAIVANQDSEKWVEVELPEEVTASQIVLHACEDDFNKIGAGFGFPKRFKLEAADDAGNWTTIHDATAGDFPNPGLMPVAYAIANQPVRRVRITATRLAERKSDFIFALAELEVFAGNQNVATGATVQSLDSIEAPIRWRRQNLTDGKWPRMEDPDVPRQIQEATVKRDAILAAVTTPELVTRREDATRKIAKAEAALAALPPQQIVYAAATDFQPQGNFKPTGGKPREVFVLHRGEVALPGDPAVPGVIPLASDSQWQFDPTLSESERRAQLAAWLTDPEHPLVWRSIVNRIWQYHFGQGIVATPNDFGRMGAEPTHPELLDWLAVEFRDGGQSMKTMHRMIVTSNTYQQASDDIVANSTVDGSNQYLWRSNRRRLSAEEVRDSILSVSGSLDETMGGPGFYLFALEKTAHSPHFEYHKFDPADKRSHRRSIYRFIARSQPNPFLTTLDCADSSQSTPRRNETLTSLQALSLLNNKFNLVMSQAFAKRLETESGTLPEQVTLAMQLLAQRSPTAEEREDLVEYAKTHGLQNLCRILLNLSEFVFVD; this is encoded by the coding sequence TTGCTTACAAAAGATCGAATAGCGTTTGGTTGGAGCCTCGCCGCTGCGGTCGGACTGTCGTTCGCTGCCGCGTCGGCTAGGGCCGACGACAATTTCTTTGAAAATCGCGTCGCGCCGCTGTTGTCGCAGCGGTGCCTTTCTTGTCACGCAGGCGATTCGGCAAAGGGTGGCTTTTCGATCGCAGAATCCGACACGTTTTTTGCCGACGGATTTGTCGAACCAGGCGAATCGGCGGCAAGCCATCTGATCGCATTGATCACTCCGCAGGGTAGCAAAGCAGAGATGCCCAAGGACGCCGATCCGCTATCGAGCGAGGAAATCGCGACGATCGCGGAATGGATCGACGCGGGAGCCCAGTGGCCCAAGGGCTTTGTTTTGCAGGAGGCGTTGGTCGACGATTTCAACTGGTGGTCGTTCCAGCCGCTCGCGCGACCACCTATTCCTCCGCAAAGCGATCCGTGGGCGAAATCTCCGATCGATCAATTTGTATTGGAGAAGCTGCGTGAAAAGGGACTGACCCATTCGCCGCCAGCGGACCGCCGAACGCTGATCCGACGCTTGACCTACGATCTGACCGGGCTTCCCCCAACCCCGGCGGAAGTCGCACAGTTCGTGGCCGATCCCGATCCGAACGCCTACGAAAATTTGGTCGATCGGCTGCTGGATTCGAAGCACTACGGCGAACGCTGGGCGCGGCATTGGCTGGATGTTGCAAAGTACGCCGACTCCAACGGCTACGACAAAGATAAATTGCGTCCCAACGCTTGGCCCTACCGCGACTATGTGATCCGATCGTTCAACGAAGACAAACCGTACACGCGCTTTGTCCAGGAACAGATCGCCGGGGACGTGTTGTTTCCAGGAACCGCCGACGGCATGTTGGGGCTCGGTTTTATCGCCGCCGGTCCGTGGGACTTTATCGGTCACGTGGAGGTTTCCGAAGCGAAACTCGATGGCAAAGTGGCCCGCAATCTCGATCGCGACGACATGGTTTCGGGCGTGCTGAACACATTCTGTAGCGTGACGGTCCAGTGTGCGCGATGCCACAACCACAAATTTGATCCGATCACGCAACAGCAGTACTACGGCCTACAAGCAGTCTTTGCGGCAGTCGACCGTGCCGACCGGACTTTTGACTCAGAACCGCAAGTTGCCCAACAACGCGTTCAGCTCCAACGCCAGCTTGCTGATGCGAGGTCGCTTCAAAAAAGTGTCGACGATGCGATCGTCGCCGCGGGAGGCAGCGAACTGGCCGAGTTGTCCCAGAAGATCGAGACACTCAACAAACGTTCGAAACCGATCAAAGTGGACGAACACGGGTACCACAGTGCGATCGTCGCGAATCAGGACTCCGAAAAATGGGTTGAAGTGGAATTACCGGAGGAAGTCACGGCATCACAGATCGTTTTACATGCTTGCGAAGACGACTTCAACAAGATCGGTGCCGGCTTTGGTTTTCCCAAGCGGTTCAAACTGGAAGCGGCCGACGACGCAGGGAATTGGACCACAATCCACGATGCCACCGCGGGCGACTTTCCAAATCCAGGCCTGATGCCGGTCGCTTACGCCATCGCAAACCAGCCTGTCCGTCGCGTGCGGATCACGGCGACAAGGCTGGCCGAGCGCAAGTCCGACTTCATTTTCGCCCTTGCGGAGCTGGAAGTCTTTGCTGGAAACCAGAACGTTGCGACCGGGGCGACGGTCCAATCGCTCGATTCGATCGAAGCCCCGATTCGATGGCGTCGACAGAACTTGACCGATGGAAAATGGCCGCGAATGGAAGATCCCGATGTGCCCCGGCAGATCCAGGAAGCCACCGTCAAGCGAGACGCAATCTTGGCGGCGGTCACGACGCCCGAACTTGTCACCCGGCGCGAGGATGCGACACGCAAGATCGCCAAGGCGGAAGCCGCGTTGGCAGCGCTTCCTCCGCAGCAAATCGTTTACGCAGCGGCAACCGATTTTCAGCCCCAGGGGAATTTCAAGCCGACCGGCGGCAAACCACGCGAAGTCTTTGTTCTGCACCGTGGCGAGGTTGCGCTACCGGGAGACCCCGCGGTACCAGGAGTGATCCCGCTGGCCAGCGATTCCCAATGGCAGTTTGACCCGACGTTGTCCGAATCCGAACGTCGGGCGCAGCTGGCCGCATGGTTGACCGATCCGGAGCATCCGCTGGTTTGGCGATCGATCGTCAATCGAATCTGGCAGTACCATTTCGGTCAGGGAATTGTCGCCACCCCCAACGATTTCGGTCGAATGGGAGCTGAACCGACGCATCCCGAACTACTCGACTGGTTGGCCGTCGAATTTCGCGACGGCGGACAATCGATGAAGACCATGCACCGAATGATCGTAACCAGCAACACCTACCAACAAGCCTCCGACGACATCGTCGCCAATTCGACGGTCGACGGCAGCAATCAATATCTGTGGCGCTCGAATCGGCGGCGACTGTCAGCCGAAGAGGTCCGCGATTCGATCCTATCGGTCAGCGGATCGTTGGACGAAACGATGGGTGGCCCCGGGTTCTACTTGTTCGCCTTGGAAAAAACCGCGCACTCCCCTCACTTCGAATATCACAAGTTTGATCCAGCGGATAAGCGATCGCATCGGCGCAGCATCTATCGTTTCATCGCCCGTTCGCAACCGAACCCCTTTCTGACCACACTCGATTGCGCGGATTCGTCGCAGAGCACGCCGCGACGCAACGAAACGTTGACCTCGCTGCAAGCGTTGTCGTTGCTGAACAACAAGTTCAATTTAGTGATGTCGCAAGCGTTTGCGAAGCGACTGGAAACCGAAAGCGGCACCCTTCCCGAGCAGGTCACCTTGGCGATGCAATTGTTGGCCCAGCGCTCTCCCACGGCGGAAGAACGAGAAGATCTGGTCGAGTATGCGAAAACGCATGGGCTGCAGAATTTGTGTCGGATCTTGTTGAACCTCAGTGAATTCGTGTTTGTGGACTGA
- a CDS encoding DUF1501 domain-containing protein, producing the protein MQNRRDFVRQAGTNFGALAMAAMLQRESHSASGRAVEVLHHPPKAKRVVQLFMAGAASHIDLWDHKPILEKVHGQESDFGEHVEAFQNGLGPWMKSPFQFAPYGKSGKQLSEVVAPLGECVDDIAFVHNMVGKTGVHSQATYLQATGFQRPGFPGMGAWVSYGLGAINENLPTFVVLPDHRGFASNGPKNWGSAFLPASAQGTTIFPQRENPIDDLTARADFVTATGDRDGLAVLDRMNRRHLQQHAGDSRLEARIRSYELAAAMQLSAPEALDISGETAETMKMYGLDRIGATYPDAINPAEEAEYFGRKCLIARRLLERGVRFVQIWSGNDNGFPRRNWDSHEDIERDHGPLARGMAVGTAALLKDLKRTGMLEDTIVLWTTEFGRMPSTQGSKGRDHNPYVFTNWMCGGGIRGGITHGESDEWGYKPLDRLNPTQVYDIHATILHQLGIDHKRLTVRHDGVDRRLTDVHGHVIKELI; encoded by the coding sequence ATGCAAAATCGAAGAGACTTCGTCCGCCAAGCAGGGACAAACTTTGGGGCGCTCGCAATGGCCGCCATGCTGCAGCGCGAATCGCATTCGGCCAGCGGACGCGCGGTCGAAGTGCTGCACCACCCGCCCAAAGCGAAGCGTGTGGTGCAGTTGTTCATGGCCGGCGCGGCCAGCCACATCGATCTATGGGATCACAAACCGATACTAGAGAAAGTTCACGGCCAAGAGTCGGACTTCGGCGAACATGTCGAAGCCTTTCAAAATGGCTTGGGCCCGTGGATGAAATCCCCCTTTCAATTTGCGCCGTATGGCAAATCGGGCAAACAGCTGAGTGAAGTGGTTGCACCGCTGGGGGAATGTGTCGACGACATCGCCTTTGTTCACAACATGGTCGGCAAAACGGGAGTCCATTCCCAAGCGACCTACCTGCAAGCGACAGGCTTCCAACGCCCGGGATTCCCAGGAATGGGCGCCTGGGTCAGCTATGGTCTCGGGGCAATCAACGAGAACCTGCCAACGTTTGTCGTCCTGCCCGACCATCGTGGGTTCGCTAGTAACGGACCGAAGAACTGGGGCTCCGCTTTTCTGCCGGCCAGTGCGCAGGGGACGACGATTTTCCCGCAACGCGAAAATCCCATCGATGACCTGACAGCGCGCGCCGATTTTGTGACCGCGACCGGCGACCGCGATGGGTTGGCCGTGCTCGATCGGATGAATCGACGCCATCTTCAACAGCACGCGGGGGATTCGCGATTGGAAGCCCGCATTCGCTCCTATGAATTGGCGGCAGCCATGCAGTTGAGTGCTCCCGAAGCGTTGGACATTTCAGGCGAGACCGCGGAAACGATGAAGATGTACGGCTTGGATCGGATCGGGGCCACGTATCCTGACGCCATCAATCCGGCCGAAGAAGCGGAGTATTTCGGCCGTAAGTGCCTGATCGCCCGACGGCTCCTGGAGCGCGGCGTTCGCTTTGTCCAAATCTGGTCGGGCAACGACAACGGTTTCCCGCGCCGCAACTGGGACTCTCACGAAGATATCGAGCGTGACCATGGTCCACTGGCCCGCGGGATGGCCGTCGGAACTGCGGCCCTGCTGAAAGACCTCAAGCGGACGGGCATGCTGGAAGACACGATCGTGTTGTGGACCACCGAATTTGGTCGGATGCCGAGCACGCAAGGAAGCAAGGGACGCGACCACAATCCCTATGTCTTCACCAATTGGATGTGCGGCGGAGGAATCCGTGGCGGCATCACGCATGGCGAGTCGGATGAATGGGGCTACAAACCACTGGACCGATTGAACCCGACCCAAGTCTACGACATCCATGCAACGATCCTGCACCAACTAGGGATCGATCATAAACGGTTAACCGTCCGTCACGATGGTGTCGATCGCCGGCTGACCGATGTTCATGGGCATGTCATTAAGGAGCTGATTTAG
- a CDS encoding DUF1559 family PulG-like putative transporter yields MSRSRRCSVRRQGFTLVELLVVIAIIGILVGLLLPAVQAAREAARRMQCQNNMKQWGLAMHNYHDTVLAFPFAAVNTDGVSQSKRHTWVGTIWPFIEQTALFDKYDWAQPFHNAPNCVQNALTGVIAAEVPAYYCPSNPGAKQWQGDVYWRARVHYAVNFGNGTVRTPVETTQAPFGFKSGNAARPSTPKMSTFIDGTSNTLLLSELLAPASDTSNDSRGDGFNDDLSYGSFAFTTRNTPNSSVADAIANCPSGGSTIRNAPCVNQTAGASISARSQHPGGVTVALADGSVRFVGETIDLATWQALGTSSGGEVLGDF; encoded by the coding sequence ATGTCTCGTTCACGCAGGTGTTCCGTTCGACGTCAAGGATTCACGCTGGTTGAATTGTTAGTCGTGATCGCAATCATTGGGATTTTGGTTGGATTGTTGTTGCCGGCCGTTCAAGCGGCGCGCGAAGCTGCACGGCGGATGCAGTGTCAGAACAACATGAAGCAGTGGGGGTTGGCAATGCACAACTACCACGACACGGTGTTGGCCTTTCCATTTGCGGCGGTGAACACCGACGGGGTAAGTCAATCGAAGCGCCACACCTGGGTGGGAACGATTTGGCCTTTCATCGAACAGACCGCACTGTTCGACAAATATGACTGGGCGCAACCGTTTCATAACGCTCCCAATTGTGTTCAAAATGCGCTGACTGGCGTGATCGCCGCAGAGGTTCCCGCCTACTATTGCCCCAGCAATCCAGGAGCAAAACAGTGGCAGGGGGATGTGTATTGGCGTGCCCGAGTTCACTATGCGGTGAACTTTGGCAACGGTACGGTCCGTACGCCCGTCGAAACAACCCAAGCTCCTTTTGGATTCAAAAGCGGCAACGCCGCCCGCCCTTCCACGCCCAAGATGAGCACATTCATCGATGGCACCTCCAACACGCTGCTGCTGTCGGAGTTGCTGGCTCCCGCTTCGGACACGAGCAACGATTCGCGCGGGGATGGATTCAACGACGACTTAAGCTACGGCTCGTTCGCCTTCACCACGCGGAACACGCCCAACAGTTCGGTCGCCGACGCGATCGCCAATTGTCCCAGCGGTGGATCGACGATCCGCAATGCCCCATGCGTGAATCAAACCGCGGGAGCGAGCATCTCGGCACGCAGCCAGCACCCGGGCGGTGTCACCGTGGCCTTGGCCGATGGTTCCGTCCGATTTGTCGGGGAAACGATCGATCTTGCCACATGGCAGGCCTTGGGGACCAGCAGCGGTGGCGAAGTGCTTGGCGACTTCTAA